One window from the genome of Aphelocoma coerulescens isolate FSJ_1873_10779 chromosome 19, UR_Acoe_1.0, whole genome shotgun sequence encodes:
- the DTX2 gene encoding probable E3 ubiquitin-protein ligase DTX2 isoform X3, whose protein sequence is MDSSSKLSGEGTMRAVRRHVFPGDSAAGQGVMWEWQNDDGGWSPYEMNVCVFLEQAHATNHQRVDLGPLGYNYEVDFVAQVQTNKTTRFRRSVQRRLDTPYPVTTSTTPLHTGVGCSCQQCWPNSGTGPITTRYRHSMTNFPNSSTTHQVPGRTASVSSSSVGFVPYNKPALTGARSTPRLNAQSALVLAQTGSLNTALAASNGVSAQTLPVKMSKPSRVNHALAGMTAILMSAAGLPVHLTRVPQAASTHKATKKHSSVKEGRKVSKKATPTEPESVVKKYLEELKGTPADEDCMICMEKLSSSSGYSDSCQSSTIRPEAVGRLRNCQHSFHMLCVLAMYSNGNKDGSLQCPSCKTIYGEKTGTQPKGKMEISTFPQSLPGHKDCGTIRIVYHISRGIQGPEHPNPGMPYTARGFPRYCYLPDNEKGRKVLELLKVAWKRRLIFTVGTSNTTGESNTVVWNEIHHKTEMDSNLSGHGYPDPNYLDNVLAELAAQGVTEDCLGQ, encoded by the exons GGACGATGCGGGCTGTCCGCAGGCACGTCTTCCCAGGGGACTCTGCTGCCGGGCAGGGCGTCATGTGGGAGTGGCAGAACGACGATGGTGGGTGGTCCCCCTATGAGATGAACGTCTGCGTGTTCCTGGAGCAAGCCCATGCCACCAACCACCAGCGAGTCGATCTCGGGCCCTTGGGCTACAACTACGAAGTTGACTTTGTGGCTCAAGTCCAGACCAACAAGACCACGAGGTTCCGCCGCAGCGTTCAGAGGCGTTTGGACACCCCGTACCCGGTGACGACCTCCACCACGCCCCTTCACACAGGGGTGGGATGTTCTTGCCAGCAGTGCTGGCCAAACAGCGGGACTGGTCCCATCACCACACGCTACCGTCACTCCATGACAAACTTTCCCAACTCTTCCACTACTCATCAGGTTCCTGGGAGGACAGCGTCAGTAAGTTCCTCCAGTGTCGGCTTTGTGCCCTATAACAAACCCGCTTTGACTGGAGCAAGGTCAACACCAAGACTCAATGCACAGAGCGCCTTGGTTTTGGCTCAAACTGGGAGCCTCAACACAGCACTGGCAGCATCTAATGGAGTCAG tgcCCAAACCCTGCCTGTCAAGATGTCTAAACCCAGCAGAGTGAACCACGCCCTGGCAG GCATGACAGCTATTCTGATGTCAGCCGCCGGACTGCCCGTGCACCTCACCCGTGTGCCGCAAGCTGCCAGCACCCATAAGGCCACTAAAAAACACAGCTCAGTTAAGGAGGGGAGGAAAGTGTCCAAGAAAG CCACACCAACAGAGCCAGAATCAGTGGTGAAGAAGTACCTGGAAGAGCTGAAGGGCACTCCTGCTGATGAG GACTGCATGATCTGCATGGAGAAGCTGTCCTCCTCCTCAGGCTACAGTGACTCGTGCCAGTCCAGCACCATCAGGCCAGAGGCAGTCGGTCGCCTGAGGAACTGCCAGCACTCCTTCCACATGCTCTGCGTGCTGGCCATGTACTCCAACGGGAACAAG GATGGCAGTTTGCAGTGTCCCTCCTGTAAAACCATCTACGGAGAGAAAACCGGTACCCAGCCCAAAGGGAAGATGGAGATCTCCACtttcccccagtccctcccaggaCACAAGGACTGTGGGACAATCCGGATTGTGTATCACATCAGCAGGGGCATCCAG GGCCCCGAGCACCCCAACCCTGGGATGCCATACACAGCCAGAGGCTTTCCTCGCTATTGTTACTTACCAGACAATGAGAAGGGCAGAAAG gtcctggagctcctgaaggTGGCCTGGAAGAGACGCCTGATTTTCACAGTGGGCACCTCCAACACCACGGGCGAGAGCAACACGGTGGTGTGGAACGAGATCCACCACAAGACTGAGATGGACTCAAACCTGAGTGGCCATGGCTACCCTGACCCCAACTATCTGGACAatgtgctggcagagctggctgccCAGGGTGTCACCGAGGACTGCCTGGGCCAGTGA